Proteins found in one Sorghum bicolor cultivar BTx623 chromosome 1, Sorghum_bicolor_NCBIv3, whole genome shotgun sequence genomic segment:
- the LOC8080533 gene encoding ABC transporter G family member 22 isoform X2 — MESIMEKPTMDAAAGAGAGGGGGGGIGRTKSEQLAPLQSLSRTPSAETVLSMPADATSLSRKPSFGRKRRSASVGGGNNRTHIRKSRSAQLKLDVEDLVSSGAALSRASSASLGFSFTFTGFTSPLQHMCSPDPPPPFSDDDDSPMDIEAGTRRKKLMTEPTLPIYLKFAEVKYRVAGKGSPREILGGISGSASPGEVLALMGPSGSGKTTLLSILGGRAGSGAVEGSISYNDEPYSKSLKRRIGFVTQDDVLFTHLTVKETLTYAALLRLPRTMTQQQKKERAMDIIYELGLERCQDTMIGGSFIRGVSGGERKRVCIGNEILINPSLLFLDEPTSGLDSTTALRIVQLLHDIAEDGKTVITTIHQPSSRLFHKFDKLILLGKGSLLYFGKASEAMPYFQSIGCTPLIAMNPAEFLLDLANGNTNDVSVPSELDDKYLVDAYETRVAFKEKKKLLAPLPICDDLKATITSSKREWGTSWWQQYSILFCRGIKERRHDYLSWMRITQVIATSIILGLLWWRSDPSTLKGLEDQAGLLFFIAVFWGFFPVFTAIFTFPQERAMLNKERAVDMYKLSAYFLARTTSDLPLDLFLPVIFMVIVYFMAGLKATATHFFLSVLTVFLSIIAAQGLGLVIGATLLDIKKATTLASVTVMTFMLAGGFFVKRVPPFISWLRYLSFNYHTYRLLLKVQYDPVPDILTTTKHMDNGATEVAALVAMIIGYRVLAYLSLRRVKGGSS; from the exons ATGGAGTCGATAATGGAGAAGCCGACGATGGACGCCGCCGCGGGCGCcggtgccggcggcggcggaggaggagggatCGGGCGGACCAAGTCGGAGCAGCTGGCGCCGTTGCAGTCGCTGAGCCGGACGCCGTCGGCGGAGACGGTGCTGAGCATGCCGGCGGACGCCACCAGCCTGTCGCGCAAGCCCAGCTTCGGGAGGAAGCGGCGCTCCGCGTCGGTCGGCGGCGGCAACAACAGGACCCACATCCGCAAGTCCCGGAGCGCGCAGCTGAAGCTCGACGTCGAGGACCTCGTCAGCAGCGGCGCCGCGCTCAGCCGCGCCTCCAGCGCCAGCCTCGGCTTCTCCTTCACCTTCACCGgcttcacctcgccgctccagcACATGTGCTCCCCCGACCCGCCGCCGCCCttcagcgacgacgacgacagcc CGATGGACATCGAGGCCGGCACACGGCGGAAGAAGCTGATGACGGAGCCGACCTTGCCGATATACCTCAAG tttgCGGAGGTGAAGTACAGGGTGGCGGGGAAAGGCTCGCCGCGGGAGATCCTTGGAGGGATATCCGGGTCGGCGTCCCCCGGCGAGGTGCTGGCGCTGATGGGCCCGTCCGGCAGCGGCAAGACGACGCTGCTGAGCATCCTGGGCGGGAGAGCCGGCAGCGGCGCCGTCGAGGGCAGCATCTCCTACAACGACGAGCCCTACAGCAAGTCCCTCAAGCGCAG GATAGGATTTGTAACTCAAGATGATGTTCTCTTTACCCATCTTACCGTGAAGGAGACATTGACTTACGCGGCACTACTTCGTCTCCCAAGAACAATGACAcaacaacaaaagaaagagCGGGCGATGGACATCATATATGAGCTTGGCCTTGAAAG GTGCCAGGACACAATGATTGGAGGATCGTTTATACGTGGGGTTTCAGGGGGTGAAAGGAAAAGAGTTTGCATTGGAAATGAGATCTTAATCAATCCATCTTTACTGTTCCTGGATGAGCCAACATCTGGGCTGGATTCAACTACAGCTCTAAGGATTGTCCAACTTCTTCATGACATAGCTGAG GATGGGAAGACGGTAATCACCACAATTCACCAACCATCTAGCAGGCTATTTCATAAGTTCGACAAGCTTATCCTCCTGGGCAAAGGAAGTTTGCTATACTTTGGGAAGGCATCTGAAGCCATGCCGTACTTCCAGTCCATTGGATGCACCCCACTTATTGCAATGAACCCTGCAGAGTTTCTACTGGATCTTGCCAATGGAAACACTAATGATGTCTCAGTCCCTTCAGAATTAGATGACAAG TATTTGGTAGATGCCTATGAGACTAGAGTGGCTTttaaggagaagaagaagcttcTAGCACCACTGCCTATTTGTGATGATCTGAAGGCAACTATAACATCATCAAAGCGAGAGTGGGGCACATCCTGGTGGCAGCAATATTCCATCCTCTTTTGTAGAGGGATCAAGGAACGACGACATGATTATCTGAGTTGGATGAGAATCACCCAGGTCATAGCTACATCAATTATCTTAGGTTTACTGTGGTGGCGCTCTGATCCCAGCACACTAAAAGGTCTAGAGGATCAG GCTGGCCTACTGTTTTTCATTGCTGTGTTTTGGGGTTTCTTTCCTGTGTTTACTGCAATCTTCACATTCCCTCAAGAGAGGGCAATGTTGAACAAGGAGCGTGCAGTTGACATGTACAAGCTCAGTGCATACTTCTTGGCGAGAACGACAAGTGATCTTCCACTTGACCTTTTCCTCCCTGTCATATTTATGGTGATCGTCTACTTCATGGCAGGCCTCAAAGCAACTGCCACACATTTCTTTCTTAGCGTGTTGACTGTCTTTCTCAGCATAATTGCTGCTCAG GGACTAGGATTGGTAATTGGAGCTACCCTACTGGATATCAAGAAGGCAACAACTCTAGCTTCAGTTACAGTCATGACATTCATGCTAGCAGGAGGCTTCTTTGTAAAG AGGGTACCGCCGTTCATCTCCTGGCTGCGCTACCTGTCCTTCAACTACCACACGTACAGGCTCCTGCTGAAGGTGCAGTACGATCCCGTGCCGGACATCCTGACCACCACGAAACACATGGACAACGGTGCCACCGAGGTGGCAGCTCTCGTCGCGATGATCATCGGGTACCGGGTGTTGGCCTACCTGTCCCTGAGAAGGGTGAAGGGCGGAAGCAGCTAG
- the LOC8080533 gene encoding ABC transporter G family member 22 isoform X1: MESIMEKPTMDAAAGAGAGGGGGGGIGRTKSEQLAPLQSLSRTPSAETVLSMPADATSLSRKPSFGRKRRSASVGGGNNRTHIRKSRSAQLKLDVEDLVSSGAALSRASSASLGFSFTFTGFTSPLQHMCSPDPPPPFSDDDDSPMDIEAGTRRKKLMTEPTLPIYLKFAEVKYRVAGKGSPREILGGISGSASPGEVLALMGPSGSGKTTLLSILGGRAGSGAVEGSISYNDEPYSKSLKRRIGFVTQDDVLFTHLTVKETLTYAALLRLPRTMTQQQKKERAMDIIYELGLERCQDTMIGGSFIRGVSGGERKRVCIGNEILINPSLLFLDEPTSGLDSTTALRIVQLLHDIAEDGKTVITTIHQPSSRLFHKFDKLILLGKGSLLYFGKASEAMPYFQSIGCTPLIAMNPAEFLLDLANGNTNDVSVPSELDDKVHMENHNLENNNSKNDHRPSAQDVHEYLVDAYETRVAFKEKKKLLAPLPICDDLKATITSSKREWGTSWWQQYSILFCRGIKERRHDYLSWMRITQVIATSIILGLLWWRSDPSTLKGLEDQAGLLFFIAVFWGFFPVFTAIFTFPQERAMLNKERAVDMYKLSAYFLARTTSDLPLDLFLPVIFMVIVYFMAGLKATATHFFLSVLTVFLSIIAAQGLGLVIGATLLDIKKATTLASVTVMTFMLAGGFFVKRVPPFISWLRYLSFNYHTYRLLLKVQYDPVPDILTTTKHMDNGATEVAALVAMIIGYRVLAYLSLRRVKGGSS; the protein is encoded by the exons ATGGAGTCGATAATGGAGAAGCCGACGATGGACGCCGCCGCGGGCGCcggtgccggcggcggcggaggaggagggatCGGGCGGACCAAGTCGGAGCAGCTGGCGCCGTTGCAGTCGCTGAGCCGGACGCCGTCGGCGGAGACGGTGCTGAGCATGCCGGCGGACGCCACCAGCCTGTCGCGCAAGCCCAGCTTCGGGAGGAAGCGGCGCTCCGCGTCGGTCGGCGGCGGCAACAACAGGACCCACATCCGCAAGTCCCGGAGCGCGCAGCTGAAGCTCGACGTCGAGGACCTCGTCAGCAGCGGCGCCGCGCTCAGCCGCGCCTCCAGCGCCAGCCTCGGCTTCTCCTTCACCTTCACCGgcttcacctcgccgctccagcACATGTGCTCCCCCGACCCGCCGCCGCCCttcagcgacgacgacgacagcc CGATGGACATCGAGGCCGGCACACGGCGGAAGAAGCTGATGACGGAGCCGACCTTGCCGATATACCTCAAG tttgCGGAGGTGAAGTACAGGGTGGCGGGGAAAGGCTCGCCGCGGGAGATCCTTGGAGGGATATCCGGGTCGGCGTCCCCCGGCGAGGTGCTGGCGCTGATGGGCCCGTCCGGCAGCGGCAAGACGACGCTGCTGAGCATCCTGGGCGGGAGAGCCGGCAGCGGCGCCGTCGAGGGCAGCATCTCCTACAACGACGAGCCCTACAGCAAGTCCCTCAAGCGCAG GATAGGATTTGTAACTCAAGATGATGTTCTCTTTACCCATCTTACCGTGAAGGAGACATTGACTTACGCGGCACTACTTCGTCTCCCAAGAACAATGACAcaacaacaaaagaaagagCGGGCGATGGACATCATATATGAGCTTGGCCTTGAAAG GTGCCAGGACACAATGATTGGAGGATCGTTTATACGTGGGGTTTCAGGGGGTGAAAGGAAAAGAGTTTGCATTGGAAATGAGATCTTAATCAATCCATCTTTACTGTTCCTGGATGAGCCAACATCTGGGCTGGATTCAACTACAGCTCTAAGGATTGTCCAACTTCTTCATGACATAGCTGAG GATGGGAAGACGGTAATCACCACAATTCACCAACCATCTAGCAGGCTATTTCATAAGTTCGACAAGCTTATCCTCCTGGGCAAAGGAAGTTTGCTATACTTTGGGAAGGCATCTGAAGCCATGCCGTACTTCCAGTCCATTGGATGCACCCCACTTATTGCAATGAACCCTGCAGAGTTTCTACTGGATCTTGCCAATGGAAACACTAATGATGTCTCAGTCCCTTCAGAATTAGATGACAAGGTGCATATGGAAAATCACAATTTGGagaataataattccaagaatGACCACAGGCCATCAGCACAAGATGTTCATGAG TATTTGGTAGATGCCTATGAGACTAGAGTGGCTTttaaggagaagaagaagcttcTAGCACCACTGCCTATTTGTGATGATCTGAAGGCAACTATAACATCATCAAAGCGAGAGTGGGGCACATCCTGGTGGCAGCAATATTCCATCCTCTTTTGTAGAGGGATCAAGGAACGACGACATGATTATCTGAGTTGGATGAGAATCACCCAGGTCATAGCTACATCAATTATCTTAGGTTTACTGTGGTGGCGCTCTGATCCCAGCACACTAAAAGGTCTAGAGGATCAG GCTGGCCTACTGTTTTTCATTGCTGTGTTTTGGGGTTTCTTTCCTGTGTTTACTGCAATCTTCACATTCCCTCAAGAGAGGGCAATGTTGAACAAGGAGCGTGCAGTTGACATGTACAAGCTCAGTGCATACTTCTTGGCGAGAACGACAAGTGATCTTCCACTTGACCTTTTCCTCCCTGTCATATTTATGGTGATCGTCTACTTCATGGCAGGCCTCAAAGCAACTGCCACACATTTCTTTCTTAGCGTGTTGACTGTCTTTCTCAGCATAATTGCTGCTCAG GGACTAGGATTGGTAATTGGAGCTACCCTACTGGATATCAAGAAGGCAACAACTCTAGCTTCAGTTACAGTCATGACATTCATGCTAGCAGGAGGCTTCTTTGTAAAG AGGGTACCGCCGTTCATCTCCTGGCTGCGCTACCTGTCCTTCAACTACCACACGTACAGGCTCCTGCTGAAGGTGCAGTACGATCCCGTGCCGGACATCCTGACCACCACGAAACACATGGACAACGGTGCCACCGAGGTGGCAGCTCTCGTCGCGATGATCATCGGGTACCGGGTGTTGGCCTACCTGTCCCTGAGAAGGGTGAAGGGCGGAAGCAGCTAG